Proteins found in one Myxococcota bacterium genomic segment:
- a CDS encoding polysaccharide biosynthesis tyrosine autokinase — translation MSEPRNSVMHDDPHLLDSLGFLQRRWRIVLGVFVGFVVVAAALAYRVDPVYQAMTRILVGATPQRGVLSDRASAIEGYLLEQRSFETQLEIMRSQPVIEGAGILLGRIDDESPVERRDALLASLRARTQVERVRDTRIVLLRVTHPDPAIARDMANAMAESYIDYSQEQRSAAQRRSVAWLTSETEAVRDSLRRSEERLIEYIQVEKLDFAGTVGDGPAATDPAQAALRERIAHAEVELRQLRRRYRSLHPKVQELEAQLVSLRAGLDAEQAQRTADHHKWIQYRILKRDVELEQELYQVLLKKLKEADLEEDGAGGNIRILETAKLPRVAVGPAALRALVIAAVLGLCFGLALAYAVEVFDRTAATPDDIQRVLGLPTLGVLREFEGESRRLVAEASSGLIGESFRSLRTNLRFSHVDRPRRVVLVTSTGPEEGKSTVLANLGVSLAQSGRRTLLIDTDLRRPSLYRFFGMGEGTGLADVLAGDASLESAVCASRIEHLDVLPAGTRPPNPAELIESRRLQELIVGLREDYEYVLLDSPPAGGLIDSSLLCGLVDGVLFVVERGRFDLKIVKTALRQLERSGGRLYGVVLNKAPVDERSMLYGYYQYGVEDPASDGAAAGAG, via the coding sequence GTGAGCGAGCCGCGCAACTCGGTCATGCACGACGATCCCCACCTGCTCGATTCCCTCGGCTTCCTGCAGCGCCGTTGGCGCATCGTGCTGGGCGTCTTCGTGGGGTTCGTCGTGGTCGCCGCGGCCCTGGCTTATCGGGTGGACCCCGTCTACCAGGCGATGACGCGGATCCTGGTCGGCGCGACGCCCCAGCGCGGCGTGCTCTCGGATCGGGCCAGCGCGATCGAGGGGTACCTGCTCGAGCAGCGCTCCTTCGAGACTCAGCTCGAGATCATGCGCAGCCAACCGGTCATCGAAGGCGCGGGAATCTTGCTCGGTCGCATCGACGACGAGAGCCCGGTCGAGCGCCGCGACGCCCTGCTGGCCTCGCTCCGCGCGCGAACCCAGGTGGAGCGGGTGCGTGACACCCGCATCGTGCTGCTGCGCGTGACCCACCCGGACCCGGCGATCGCCCGCGACATGGCGAACGCGATGGCCGAGTCCTACATCGACTACTCGCAGGAGCAGCGCTCCGCGGCTCAGCGGCGCTCGGTGGCGTGGCTGACGTCCGAGACCGAAGCGGTGCGCGACAGCCTGCGCCGCTCCGAGGAGCGGCTGATCGAGTACATCCAGGTGGAGAAGCTCGACTTCGCCGGGACGGTGGGCGATGGCCCCGCCGCGACGGACCCGGCCCAGGCGGCTCTTCGCGAGCGGATCGCCCACGCCGAAGTCGAGTTGCGCCAGCTCCGACGCCGCTACCGGAGCCTGCACCCGAAGGTGCAAGAGCTCGAGGCGCAGCTGGTCAGTCTGCGCGCAGGGCTCGATGCCGAGCAGGCCCAGCGCACCGCCGACCATCACAAGTGGATCCAGTATCGAATCCTCAAGCGCGACGTCGAGCTCGAGCAGGAGCTCTACCAGGTGCTGCTCAAGAAGCTCAAGGAAGCCGACCTCGAAGAGGACGGTGCGGGCGGCAACATCCGGATCCTGGAGACCGCGAAGCTCCCGCGCGTCGCGGTGGGGCCAGCGGCGCTCCGGGCGCTGGTGATCGCGGCGGTACTGGGGCTGTGTTTCGGGCTGGCCCTGGCCTACGCCGTCGAAGTCTTCGATCGCACGGCCGCGACGCCCGACGACATCCAGCGCGTGCTCGGTCTGCCGACCCTCGGCGTGCTGCGCGAGTTCGAGGGAGAGAGCCGACGTCTGGTGGCCGAGGCATCCTCGGGGCTGATCGGGGAGAGCTTCCGCTCACTGCGCACCAATCTTCGCTTCAGCCACGTCGATCGGCCGCGGCGCGTGGTGCTCGTGACCAGCACCGGGCCCGAAGAAGGGAAGTCGACGGTGCTGGCGAACCTCGGAGTGTCGCTCGCCCAATCCGGGCGACGCACTCTGCTCATCGACACGGATCTGCGTCGACCCAGCCTGTACCGGTTCTTCGGGATGGGGGAGGGCACCGGGCTGGCGGACGTGTTGGCCGGGGATGCGTCGCTGGAGAGCGCGGTGTGTGCGAGTCGGATCGAGCATCTCGATGTGCTCCCCGCCGGCACCCGACCGCCGAACCCGGCCGAGCTGATCGAGTCGCGTCGGTTGCAGGAGCTGATCGTCGGGCTCCGTGAGGACTACGAGTACGTACTCCTCGATTCGCCGCCCGCCGGAGGGCTGATCGATTCGTCGCTCCTCTGTGGGCTCGTGGATGGCGTCCTCTTCGTCGTGGAACGCGGGCGCTTCGATCTCAAGATCGTGAAGACCGCGCTCCGCCAGTTGGAACGCTCTGGGGGGCGTCTCTACGGGGTGGTCCTCAACAAGGCGCCCGTCGACGAACGCTCGATGCTCTACGGCTACTACCAGTACGGTGTCGAAGACCCGGCGAGCGATGGGGCGGCCGCGGGTGCGGGTTAG
- a CDS encoding polysaccharide biosynthesis/export family protein: MWHCFVWILLLWASPVVAEEVTDYGLGPGDVVDVQVWREHDLSGEHEIDASGRLRHALAGEVEAAGLSTRALAERLRERLARDFLREPRVSVALVSSARRKAWVIGSVARPGQYAVGEDTRLLDLLFAAGGLGLDAGSAAKFYRMGAPEPGEPLRAPGDGDPKWTAPVDVAALLSGDLSENRPVEAGDVLVVISRSDPAAGIPRRVRVMGEVEKPGAYALADAATVLDAVLVAGGFTEYASLNRVRLVRGEGEERAVVRVRVGDLVDGKPGAKDIDLEAGDLVVVPESFF, encoded by the coding sequence ATGTGGCATTGCTTCGTATGGATTCTTCTGCTTTGGGCGTCGCCCGTCGTCGCGGAAGAGGTGACGGACTACGGCCTGGGGCCCGGCGATGTCGTCGACGTGCAGGTGTGGCGAGAGCACGATCTCTCGGGCGAGCACGAGATCGACGCGTCGGGCCGTTTGCGTCACGCGCTGGCGGGCGAAGTCGAGGCCGCGGGGCTCTCGACGCGCGCGCTGGCCGAACGCCTGCGGGAGCGACTCGCACGCGACTTCCTCCGAGAGCCGCGGGTGAGCGTTGCGCTGGTGTCCTCCGCCCGGCGCAAGGCCTGGGTGATCGGTTCCGTCGCGCGGCCTGGCCAGTACGCCGTGGGTGAGGACACGCGCCTGTTGGACCTCTTGTTCGCGGCCGGCGGGCTCGGCCTCGATGCGGGATCGGCCGCGAAGTTCTACCGGATGGGGGCGCCCGAACCCGGTGAACCCCTGCGCGCGCCGGGCGACGGTGACCCGAAGTGGACGGCCCCGGTGGACGTGGCGGCGCTGCTCTCCGGGGACCTGTCCGAGAACCGGCCGGTGGAAGCCGGTGACGTGCTGGTCGTGATCTCGCGTTCGGACCCGGCCGCGGGGATTCCGCGACGCGTTCGCGTGATGGGCGAGGTCGAGAAGCCCGGCGCCTACGCCCTGGCCGACGCTGCGACGGTGCTGGACGCGGTGCTCGTCGCGGGGGGCTTCACCGAGTACGCGTCGCTGAACCGCGTGCGTCTGGTGCGCGGTGAGGGCGAGGAGCGCGCGGTAGTGCGGGTGCGAGTCGGCGATCTGGTCGACGGCAAGCCGGGCGCCAAGGACATCGATCTCGAGGCCGGCGATCTCGTCGTCGTGCCCGAGAGCTTCTTCTAG
- a CDS encoding outer membrane beta-barrel protein: MSGRTRLVAGWLAWLVVAHAEAGFAEEGDVRRFRWHPSLTLHGLADDNVFQRRRDPEGDVALWVQPALELGYRGRAYDLGAEVGADFRQYLDTRELDDQVFYRAKADVELGLWRGLTLRLSDVYTPQPQFLGLPEDQGSNLQQTNLASAELRFAHAFDSIREVIFALEGARFDTERFTLLNTGQGAQRRAGGRFRADYWQGGGSVELRRAFGRRSALYARGRVRARQFDEDPSADHTLYMGRLGFETRLLSRLELELAGGYGVIDFVRRSDVPRLLGSAQLRYRHRRGWNFEAGAHSRFTSDLQGGEFHDTTGRVGIEKEFGPRTTGEIEGFLTYLDAEGSRDFAGSPSTNFFGGVEVRVRRQLGTRLQLILGYRHWANRGAYTLDDFDQNRVTATLSYRY, translated from the coding sequence ATGAGTGGTCGCACGCGTCTCGTCGCGGGGTGGCTCGCGTGGCTCGTCGTCGCGCATGCCGAAGCCGGGTTCGCGGAGGAGGGCGACGTGCGTCGCTTCCGCTGGCACCCCTCGTTGACGCTGCATGGCCTGGCCGACGACAACGTCTTTCAGCGCCGTAGGGATCCCGAGGGCGACGTCGCACTCTGGGTGCAACCCGCACTCGAGCTCGGCTACCGCGGGCGCGCCTACGACCTCGGCGCAGAGGTCGGGGCGGATTTCCGCCAGTACCTCGATACGCGGGAACTCGACGACCAGGTGTTCTATCGCGCCAAGGCCGATGTGGAGCTGGGCCTGTGGCGCGGCCTCACGCTGCGCCTCAGCGACGTCTACACCCCCCAGCCCCAGTTCCTCGGGCTCCCCGAAGACCAGGGTTCGAACCTGCAGCAGACGAACCTGGCCTCGGCCGAGCTGCGCTTCGCCCACGCCTTCGACTCGATTCGCGAGGTCATCTTCGCGCTCGAGGGGGCCCGCTTCGACACCGAGCGCTTCACGCTGCTGAACACCGGACAGGGCGCCCAGCGACGAGCCGGCGGCCGCTTTCGCGCCGACTACTGGCAAGGAGGCGGGAGCGTCGAGCTGCGACGCGCCTTCGGGCGACGCAGCGCGCTCTATGCGCGCGGTCGGGTGCGAGCCCGTCAGTTCGACGAAGACCCGAGCGCCGACCACACGCTCTACATGGGACGCCTCGGCTTCGAGACGCGTTTGCTGTCGCGCCTCGAACTCGAGCTGGCCGGCGGCTACGGAGTGATCGACTTCGTGCGCCGCTCGGACGTGCCGCGCCTGCTCGGGTCGGCACAGCTGCGCTATCGCCATCGCCGCGGCTGGAACTTCGAGGCCGGGGCCCACAGCCGCTTCACCAGCGACCTCCAGGGCGGCGAGTTCCACGACACCACCGGGCGCGTCGGCATCGAGAAGGAGTTCGGCCCGCGCACGACGGGCGAGATCGAGGGCTTCCTGACCTACCTCGACGCCGAGGGTTCGCGCGACTTCGCGGGAAGCCCGAGCACCAACTTCTTCGGGGGCGTGGAAGTGCGGGTGCGCCGACAGCTCGGGACGCGCCTGCAGCTCATTCTCGGCTACCGCCATTGGGCCAACCGCGGCGCCTACACCCTCGATGACTTCGACCAGAACCGCGTCACCGCGACGCTTTCCTACCGGTACTGA